In Gemmobacter sp. 24YEA27, a genomic segment contains:
- a CDS encoding MaoC family dehydratase, translating into MMFDHSHNQPRGTICIEDLEIGMRRSLTKQITDRDIELFAEVSTDRNPVHLDDSYARDTIFQGRIAHGMLTAGLISAVIGEQLPGHGTVYLGQSLKFMAPVRPGDMVTAEVTVLAIDHAKRRVTLETTASVGKTTVLKGEAVVLAPSRKFD; encoded by the coding sequence ATGATGTTCGACCACAGCCATAATCAGCCGCGCGGCACGATCTGTATCGAGGATCTCGAAATCGGGATGCGCCGCAGCCTGACGAAACAGATCACCGACCGCGATATCGAACTGTTTGCCGAGGTCTCGACCGACCGCAACCCGGTGCATCTGGATGATTCGTATGCCCGGGACACGATTTTCCAGGGTCGCATCGCGCATGGCATGCTGACGGCGGGTCTCATCTCGGCGGTGATCGGCGAACAGCTTCCTGGCCATGGCACCGTCTATCTGGGCCAGAGCCTGAAGTTCATGGCCCCCGTCCGCCCGGGCGATATGGTGACCGCGGAAGTAACGGTCCTGGCGATTGATCACGCGAAACGGCGGGTTACCCTTGAAACCACCGCATCTGTCGGTAAAACAACGGTCCTGAAGGGTGAGGCCGTCGTTCTGGCGCCAAGCCGTAAATTCGACTGA
- a CDS encoding bifunctional riboflavin kinase/FAD synthetase → MQIHQDWHWLDAAGRGTSCALGNFDGVHLGHQAVIDLARGPAPLGIVTFEPHPRQFFQRDAGPFRLMNAEARANRLAKLGVEHLFQLPFNAGLAALTPEEFAHKVLAEGLGISHVVIGEDFCFGKGRAGRAEDMKRLGEKYGFTTTIAPLLKQGGIGISSTAIRDALSEGRPGDAAAMLGHLHRIEGAVIHGEKRGRELGFPTANMDLTGLHLPRFGVYAVRVDVLSGPQEGSYMGAASLGVRPMFNGVAPNLETYLLDFKGDLYGRHLSVALVEFLRPELKFDGLPALITQMNEDCDQARAVLAAG, encoded by the coding sequence ATGCAGATTCATCAGGACTGGCACTGGCTTGACGCTGCGGGCCGTGGAACCTCCTGCGCCCTTGGCAATTTCGATGGCGTGCATCTTGGGCATCAGGCGGTGATCGACCTGGCCCGGGGGCCGGCGCCGCTGGGGATCGTGACCTTCGAGCCGCATCCCCGCCAGTTCTTCCAGCGCGATGCGGGCCCGTTCCGGCTGATGAATGCCGAGGCGCGGGCGAACCGGCTGGCAAAGCTCGGGGTCGAACATCTGTTCCAGCTGCCCTTCAATGCAGGCCTTGCGGCACTGACGCCCGAGGAATTCGCGCATAAGGTGCTGGCCGAGGGCCTTGGCATCAGCCATGTGGTGATCGGCGAGGATTTCTGTTTCGGGAAGGGCCGCGCCGGCCGCGCCGAAGACATGAAGCGGCTGGGCGAGAAATATGGCTTTACCACCACCATCGCGCCTTTGCTGAAACAAGGCGGGATCGGCATTTCTTCGACCGCGATCCGCGATGCGCTGAGCGAGGGGCGACCTGGCGATGCAGCGGCGATGCTGGGGCACCTGCACCGGATCGAGGGCGCGGTGATCCATGGCGAGAAACGCGGCCGAGAGCTGGGCTTCCCGACCGCGAATATGGATCTGACCGGTCTGCATCTGCCACGTTTCGGGGTCTATGCGGTCAGGGTCGATGTGCTTTCGGGCCCACAGGAAGGCAGCTATATGGGGGCCGCGAGCCTTGGTGTACGGCCGATGTTCAACGGCGTGGCGCCGAATCTTGAAACCTATCTGCTGGATTTCAAGGGGGATCTCTATGGCCGCCACCTTTCGGTGGCGCTCGTGGAATTCCTGAGGCCAGAGCTGAAATTCGACGGCTTGCCGGCCCTGATCACTCAGATGAACGAGGACTGCGATCAGGCGCGGGCGGTGCTCGCTGCAGGCTGA
- a CDS encoding YcgN family cysteine cluster protein — protein MSSLRPRFWETVPLTKMTPAEWEALCDGCGKCCLNKLEFEDTGELVFTRVACRLFDNASCLCSDYPNRKKHVPECVFLTPKTLAKSAYWMPETCAYKRLYYNEPLPDWHPLLTGDPDSTHTLGPTIRGHTVSELTVPEEDWEDYLLDEEE, from the coding sequence ATGTCCAGCCTGCGCCCCCGTTTCTGGGAAACCGTCCCGCTCACCAAGATGACGCCTGCCGAATGGGAGGCGCTTTGTGACGGCTGCGGCAAATGCTGCCTGAACAAGCTGGAATTCGAGGATACGGGCGAGCTGGTCTTCACCCGCGTCGCCTGCCGCCTGTTCGACAATGCGAGCTGCCTGTGCTCGGATTACCCCAACCGCAAGAAACATGTGCCGGAATGCGTTTTCCTGACGCCGAAGACGCTCGCGAAATCCGCGTATTGGATGCCCGAAACCTGCGCCTATAAGCGCCTTTACTACAACGAGCCGCTTCCCGACTGGCACCCGCTGCTCACCGGCGACCCGGACAGCACCCATACGCTCGGCCCGACGATCCGTGGCCACACCGTATCCGAGCTGACCGTCCCCGAAGAAGACTGGGAAGATTATCTTCTCGATGAGGAAGAGTGA